A genomic region of Mus musculus strain C57BL/6J chromosome 7, GRCm38.p6 C57BL/6J contains the following coding sequences:
- the Syt8 gene encoding synaptotagmin-8 isoform X1, with the protein MQADRSMKMGHALNPFSTSAPLDATAGPSLIPDLITRIPSACAPGLGPRWTLFIAILAAGVLLVSCLLCVICCYCHRHRHRKQPKDKETVGLGSARNSTTTHLVQPDVDCLEPCSGGDQQWGRLLLSLEYDFGSQEIRVGLRQAGNLKAEGTADPYAWVSVSTQSGRRHETKVHRGTLSPMFEETCCFLVPPAELPKATLKVQLWDFKRFSEHEPLGELQLPLGTVDLQHVLESWYQLGPPGTTEPEQMGELCFSLRYVPSSGSLTVVVLEARGLNPGLAEAYVKIQLMLNQRKWKKSKTSSKKGTTTPYFNEAFVFLVPVSQLQSVDLVLAVWARGLQLRTEPVGKVLLGSRASGQPLQHWADMLAHARRPIAQWHHLRSPREVDRVLALQPRLPLLRPRS; encoded by the exons ATGCAAG CTGATAGGAGCATGAAGATGGGGCACGCCTTAAACCCCTTCAGCACCTCTGCCCCACTTGATGCCACAGCTGGGCCCAGTCTCATCCCAGACCTCATCACCAGGATCCCCT CAGCCTGTGCCCCTGGCCTAGGGCCTCGCTGGACCCTCTTTATCGCCATCCTTGCTGCTGGAGTCCTCTTAGTCTCCTGTTTGCTCTGTGTCATCTGTTGCTATTGCCACCGCCATCGCCACAGGAAGCAACCCAAGGATAAAGAAACTGTGGGCCTGGGCAGTGCCCGTAATAGCACCACTACTCACCTG GTTCAACCAGATGTGGACTGCCTAGAACCCTGCTCTGGAGGGGACCAACAGTGGGGTCGACTCCTGCTGTCACTAGAGTATGATTTTGGAAGCCAGGAG ATTAGAGTGGGCCTGAGGCAGGCTGGAAACCTGAAGGCTGAGGGCACAGCAGACCCCTACGCCTGGGTCAGTGTGTCCACCCAGTCTGGGAGAAGACATGAGACAAAGGTGCACCGAGGGACGCTCTCTCCCATGTTTGAAGAGACATGCTGCTTTCTG GTCCCACCAGCAGAGCTGCCCAAAGCCACTCTGAAGGTGCAGCTGTGGGACTTCAAGCGGTTTTCAGAACACGAGCCACTGGGTGAGCTCCAACTACCCCTGGGCACCGTGGACCTTCAACATGTCCTGGAGAGCTGGTACCAGCTAGGCCCTCCAGGGACCACTGAG CCTGAGCAGATGGGGGAGCTGTGCTTCTCACTACGCTACGTGCCCAGCTCAGGCAGCCTGACTGTGGTTGTACTGGAGGCTCGGGGTCTGAATCCGGGGCTTGCAG AGGCCTACGTGAAGATCCAGCTTATGTTAAAccagagaaaatggaagaagagcAAAACATCCTCCAAGAAAGGCACGACTACCCCCTACTTCAACGAGGCCTTCGTCTTCCTGGTTCCCGTTAGCCAGCTCCAG AGTGTGGACCTGGTGCTGGCTGTCTGGGCCCGTGGTCTGCAGCTCCGGACTGAGCCTGTGGGCAAAGTGCTGCTGGGTTCCCGGGCTTCTGGCCAACCCCTACAGCACTGGGCAGACATGCTGGCCCATGCTCGGCGGCCCATCGCCCAGTGGCACCACCTGCGGTCCCCCAGGGAAGTGGATCGTGTTCTGGCCCTGCAGCCTCGCCTTCCCCTGCTTAGGCCTCGCTCCTGA
- the Syt8 gene encoding synaptotagmin-8 isoform X2: MQADRSMKMGHALNPFSTSAPLDATAGPSLIPDLITRIPSCAPGLGPRWTLFIAILAAGVLLVSCLLCVICCYCHRHRHRKQPKDKETVGLGSARNSTTTHLVQPDVDCLEPCSGGDQQWGRLLLSLEYDFGSQEIRVGLRQAGNLKAEGTADPYAWVSVSTQSGRRHETKVHRGTLSPMFEETCCFLVPPAELPKATLKVQLWDFKRFSEHEPLGELQLPLGTVDLQHVLESWYQLGPPGTTEPEQMGELCFSLRYVPSSGSLTVVVLEARGLNPGLAEAYVKIQLMLNQRKWKKSKTSSKKGTTTPYFNEAFVFLVPVSQLQSVDLVLAVWARGLQLRTEPVGKVLLGSRASGQPLQHWADMLAHARRPIAQWHHLRSPREVDRVLALQPRLPLLRPRS, from the exons ATGCAAG CTGATAGGAGCATGAAGATGGGGCACGCCTTAAACCCCTTCAGCACCTCTGCCCCACTTGATGCCACAGCTGGGCCCAGTCTCATCCCAGACCTCATCACCAGGATCCCCT CCTGTGCCCCTGGCCTAGGGCCTCGCTGGACCCTCTTTATCGCCATCCTTGCTGCTGGAGTCCTCTTAGTCTCCTGTTTGCTCTGTGTCATCTGTTGCTATTGCCACCGCCATCGCCACAGGAAGCAACCCAAGGATAAAGAAACTGTGGGCCTGGGCAGTGCCCGTAATAGCACCACTACTCACCTG GTTCAACCAGATGTGGACTGCCTAGAACCCTGCTCTGGAGGGGACCAACAGTGGGGTCGACTCCTGCTGTCACTAGAGTATGATTTTGGAAGCCAGGAG ATTAGAGTGGGCCTGAGGCAGGCTGGAAACCTGAAGGCTGAGGGCACAGCAGACCCCTACGCCTGGGTCAGTGTGTCCACCCAGTCTGGGAGAAGACATGAGACAAAGGTGCACCGAGGGACGCTCTCTCCCATGTTTGAAGAGACATGCTGCTTTCTG GTCCCACCAGCAGAGCTGCCCAAAGCCACTCTGAAGGTGCAGCTGTGGGACTTCAAGCGGTTTTCAGAACACGAGCCACTGGGTGAGCTCCAACTACCCCTGGGCACCGTGGACCTTCAACATGTCCTGGAGAGCTGGTACCAGCTAGGCCCTCCAGGGACCACTGAG CCTGAGCAGATGGGGGAGCTGTGCTTCTCACTACGCTACGTGCCCAGCTCAGGCAGCCTGACTGTGGTTGTACTGGAGGCTCGGGGTCTGAATCCGGGGCTTGCAG AGGCCTACGTGAAGATCCAGCTTATGTTAAAccagagaaaatggaagaagagcAAAACATCCTCCAAGAAAGGCACGACTACCCCCTACTTCAACGAGGCCTTCGTCTTCCTGGTTCCCGTTAGCCAGCTCCAG AGTGTGGACCTGGTGCTGGCTGTCTGGGCCCGTGGTCTGCAGCTCCGGACTGAGCCTGTGGGCAAAGTGCTGCTGGGTTCCCGGGCTTCTGGCCAACCCCTACAGCACTGGGCAGACATGCTGGCCCATGCTCGGCGGCCCATCGCCCAGTGGCACCACCTGCGGTCCCCCAGGGAAGTGGATCGTGTTCTGGCCCTGCAGCCTCGCCTTCCCCTGCTTAGGCCTCGCTCCTGA
- the Syt8 gene encoding synaptotagmin-8 isoform c (isoform c is encoded by transcript variant 4), whose product MQADRSMKMGHALNPFSTSAPLDATAGPSLIPDLITRIPWPRWTLFIAILAAGVLLVSCLLCVICCYCHRHRHRKQPKDKETVGLGSARNSTTTHLVQPDVDCLEPCSGGDQQWGRLLLSLEYDFGSQEIRVGLRQAGNLKAEGTADPYAWVSVSTQSGRRHETKVHRGTLSPMFEETCCFLVPPAELPKATLKVQLWDFKRFSEHEPLGELQLPLGTVDLQHVLESWYQLGPPGTTEPEQMGELCFSLRYVPSSGSLTVVVLEARGLNPGLAEAYVKIQLMLNQRKWKKSKTSSKKGTTTPYFNEAFVFLVPVSQLQSVDLVLAVWARGLQLRTEPVGKVLLGSRASGQPLQHWADMLAHARRPIAQWHHLRSPREVDRVLALQPRLPLLRPRS is encoded by the exons ATGCAAG CTGATAGGAGCATGAAGATGGGGCACGCCTTAAACCCCTTCAGCACCTCTGCCCCACTTGATGCCACAGCTGGGCCCAGTCTCATCCCAGACCTCATCACCAGGATCCCCT GGCCTCGCTGGACCCTCTTTATCGCCATCCTTGCTGCTGGAGTCCTCTTAGTCTCCTGTTTGCTCTGTGTCATCTGTTGCTATTGCCACCGCCATCGCCACAGGAAGCAACCCAAGGATAAAGAAACTGTGGGCCTGGGCAGTGCCCGTAATAGCACCACTACTCACCTG GTTCAACCAGATGTGGACTGCCTAGAACCCTGCTCTGGAGGGGACCAACAGTGGGGTCGACTCCTGCTGTCACTAGAGTATGATTTTGGAAGCCAGGAG ATTAGAGTGGGCCTGAGGCAGGCTGGAAACCTGAAGGCTGAGGGCACAGCAGACCCCTACGCCTGGGTCAGTGTGTCCACCCAGTCTGGGAGAAGACATGAGACAAAGGTGCACCGAGGGACGCTCTCTCCCATGTTTGAAGAGACATGCTGCTTTCTG GTCCCACCAGCAGAGCTGCCCAAAGCCACTCTGAAGGTGCAGCTGTGGGACTTCAAGCGGTTTTCAGAACACGAGCCACTGGGTGAGCTCCAACTACCCCTGGGCACCGTGGACCTTCAACATGTCCTGGAGAGCTGGTACCAGCTAGGCCCTCCAGGGACCACTGAG CCTGAGCAGATGGGGGAGCTGTGCTTCTCACTACGCTACGTGCCCAGCTCAGGCAGCCTGACTGTGGTTGTACTGGAGGCTCGGGGTCTGAATCCGGGGCTTGCAG AGGCCTACGTGAAGATCCAGCTTATGTTAAAccagagaaaatggaagaagagcAAAACATCCTCCAAGAAAGGCACGACTACCCCCTACTTCAACGAGGCCTTCGTCTTCCTGGTTCCCGTTAGCCAGCTCCAG AGTGTGGACCTGGTGCTGGCTGTCTGGGCCCGTGGTCTGCAGCTCCGGACTGAGCCTGTGGGCAAAGTGCTGCTGGGTTCCCGGGCTTCTGGCCAACCCCTACAGCACTGGGCAGACATGCTGGCCCATGCTCGGCGGCCCATCGCCCAGTGGCACCACCTGCGGTCCCCCAGGGAAGTGGATCGTGTTCTGGCCCTGCAGCCTCGCCTTCCCCTGCTTAGGCCTCGCTCCTGA
- the Syt8 gene encoding synaptotagmin-8 isoform X3 — protein sequence MKMGHALNPFSTSAPLDATAGPSLIPDLITRIPSACAPGLGPRWTLFIAILAAGVLLVSCLLCVICCYCHRHRHRKQPKDKETVGLGSARNSTTTHLVQPDVDCLEPCSGGDQQWGRLLLSLEYDFGSQEIRVGLRQAGNLKAEGTADPYAWVSVSTQSGRRHETKVHRGTLSPMFEETCCFLVPPAELPKATLKVQLWDFKRFSEHEPLGELQLPLGTVDLQHVLESWYQLGPPGTTEPEQMGELCFSLRYVPSSGSLTVVVLEARGLNPGLAEAYVKIQLMLNQRKWKKSKTSSKKGTTTPYFNEAFVFLVPVSQLQSVDLVLAVWARGLQLRTEPVGKVLLGSRASGQPLQHWADMLAHARRPIAQWHHLRSPREVDRVLALQPRLPLLRPRS from the exons ATGAAGATGGGGCACGCCTTAAACCCCTTCAGCACCTCTGCCCCACTTGATGCCACAGCTGGGCCCAGTCTCATCCCAGACCTCATCACCAGGATCCCCT CAGCCTGTGCCCCTGGCCTAGGGCCTCGCTGGACCCTCTTTATCGCCATCCTTGCTGCTGGAGTCCTCTTAGTCTCCTGTTTGCTCTGTGTCATCTGTTGCTATTGCCACCGCCATCGCCACAGGAAGCAACCCAAGGATAAAGAAACTGTGGGCCTGGGCAGTGCCCGTAATAGCACCACTACTCACCTG GTTCAACCAGATGTGGACTGCCTAGAACCCTGCTCTGGAGGGGACCAACAGTGGGGTCGACTCCTGCTGTCACTAGAGTATGATTTTGGAAGCCAGGAG ATTAGAGTGGGCCTGAGGCAGGCTGGAAACCTGAAGGCTGAGGGCACAGCAGACCCCTACGCCTGGGTCAGTGTGTCCACCCAGTCTGGGAGAAGACATGAGACAAAGGTGCACCGAGGGACGCTCTCTCCCATGTTTGAAGAGACATGCTGCTTTCTG GTCCCACCAGCAGAGCTGCCCAAAGCCACTCTGAAGGTGCAGCTGTGGGACTTCAAGCGGTTTTCAGAACACGAGCCACTGGGTGAGCTCCAACTACCCCTGGGCACCGTGGACCTTCAACATGTCCTGGAGAGCTGGTACCAGCTAGGCCCTCCAGGGACCACTGAG CCTGAGCAGATGGGGGAGCTGTGCTTCTCACTACGCTACGTGCCCAGCTCAGGCAGCCTGACTGTGGTTGTACTGGAGGCTCGGGGTCTGAATCCGGGGCTTGCAG AGGCCTACGTGAAGATCCAGCTTATGTTAAAccagagaaaatggaagaagagcAAAACATCCTCCAAGAAAGGCACGACTACCCCCTACTTCAACGAGGCCTTCGTCTTCCTGGTTCCCGTTAGCCAGCTCCAG AGTGTGGACCTGGTGCTGGCTGTCTGGGCCCGTGGTCTGCAGCTCCGGACTGAGCCTGTGGGCAAAGTGCTGCTGGGTTCCCGGGCTTCTGGCCAACCCCTACAGCACTGGGCAGACATGCTGGCCCATGCTCGGCGGCCCATCGCCCAGTGGCACCACCTGCGGTCCCCCAGGGAAGTGGATCGTGTTCTGGCCCTGCAGCCTCGCCTTCCCCTGCTTAGGCCTCGCTCCTGA
- the Syt8 gene encoding synaptotagmin-8 isoform a (isoform a is encoded by transcript variant 1), which yields MKMGHALNPFSTSAPLDATAGPSLIPDLITRIPSCAPGLGPRWTLFIAILAAGVLLVSCLLCVICCYCHRHRHRKQPKDKETVGLGSARNSTTTHLVQPDVDCLEPCSGGDQQWGRLLLSLEYDFGSQEIRVGLRQAGNLKAEGTADPYAWVSVSTQSGRRHETKVHRGTLSPMFEETCCFLVPPAELPKATLKVQLWDFKRFSEHEPLGELQLPLGTVDLQHVLESWYQLGPPGTTEPEQMGELCFSLRYVPSSGSLTVVVLEARGLNPGLAEAYVKIQLMLNQRKWKKSKTSSKKGTTTPYFNEAFVFLVPVSQLQSVDLVLAVWARGLQLRTEPVGKVLLGSRASGQPLQHWADMLAHARRPIAQWHHLRSPREVDRVLALQPRLPLLRPRS from the exons ATGAAGATGGGGCACGCCTTAAACCCCTTCAGCACCTCTGCCCCACTTGATGCCACAGCTGGGCCCAGTCTCATCCCAGACCTCATCACCAGGATCCCCT CCTGTGCCCCTGGCCTAGGGCCTCGCTGGACCCTCTTTATCGCCATCCTTGCTGCTGGAGTCCTCTTAGTCTCCTGTTTGCTCTGTGTCATCTGTTGCTATTGCCACCGCCATCGCCACAGGAAGCAACCCAAGGATAAAGAAACTGTGGGCCTGGGCAGTGCCCGTAATAGCACCACTACTCACCTG GTTCAACCAGATGTGGACTGCCTAGAACCCTGCTCTGGAGGGGACCAACAGTGGGGTCGACTCCTGCTGTCACTAGAGTATGATTTTGGAAGCCAGGAG ATTAGAGTGGGCCTGAGGCAGGCTGGAAACCTGAAGGCTGAGGGCACAGCAGACCCCTACGCCTGGGTCAGTGTGTCCACCCAGTCTGGGAGAAGACATGAGACAAAGGTGCACCGAGGGACGCTCTCTCCCATGTTTGAAGAGACATGCTGCTTTCTG GTCCCACCAGCAGAGCTGCCCAAAGCCACTCTGAAGGTGCAGCTGTGGGACTTCAAGCGGTTTTCAGAACACGAGCCACTGGGTGAGCTCCAACTACCCCTGGGCACCGTGGACCTTCAACATGTCCTGGAGAGCTGGTACCAGCTAGGCCCTCCAGGGACCACTGAG CCTGAGCAGATGGGGGAGCTGTGCTTCTCACTACGCTACGTGCCCAGCTCAGGCAGCCTGACTGTGGTTGTACTGGAGGCTCGGGGTCTGAATCCGGGGCTTGCAG AGGCCTACGTGAAGATCCAGCTTATGTTAAAccagagaaaatggaagaagagcAAAACATCCTCCAAGAAAGGCACGACTACCCCCTACTTCAACGAGGCCTTCGTCTTCCTGGTTCCCGTTAGCCAGCTCCAG AGTGTGGACCTGGTGCTGGCTGTCTGGGCCCGTGGTCTGCAGCTCCGGACTGAGCCTGTGGGCAAAGTGCTGCTGGGTTCCCGGGCTTCTGGCCAACCCCTACAGCACTGGGCAGACATGCTGGCCCATGCTCGGCGGCCCATCGCCCAGTGGCACCACCTGCGGTCCCCCAGGGAAGTGGATCGTGTTCTGGCCCTGCAGCCTCGCCTTCCCCTGCTTAGGCCTCGCTCCTGA
- the Syt8 gene encoding synaptotagmin-8 isoform b (isoform b is encoded by transcript variant 2): MKMGHALNPFSTSAPLDATAGPSLIPDLITRIPWPRWTLFIAILAAGVLLVSCLLCVICCYCHRHRHRKQPKDKETVGLGSARNSTTTHLVQPDVDCLEPCSGGDQQWGRLLLSLEYDFGSQEIRVGLRQAGNLKAEGTADPYAWVSVSTQSGRRHETKVHRGTLSPMFEETCCFLVPPAELPKATLKVQLWDFKRFSEHEPLGELQLPLGTVDLQHVLESWYQLGPPGTTEPEQMGELCFSLRYVPSSGSLTVVVLEARGLNPGLAEAYVKIQLMLNQRKWKKSKTSSKKGTTTPYFNEAFVFLVPVSQLQSVDLVLAVWARGLQLRTEPVGKVLLGSRASGQPLQHWADMLAHARRPIAQWHHLRSPREVDRVLALQPRLPLLRPRS, translated from the exons ATGAAGATGGGGCACGCCTTAAACCCCTTCAGCACCTCTGCCCCACTTGATGCCACAGCTGGGCCCAGTCTCATCCCAGACCTCATCACCAGGATCCCCT GGCCTCGCTGGACCCTCTTTATCGCCATCCTTGCTGCTGGAGTCCTCTTAGTCTCCTGTTTGCTCTGTGTCATCTGTTGCTATTGCCACCGCCATCGCCACAGGAAGCAACCCAAGGATAAAGAAACTGTGGGCCTGGGCAGTGCCCGTAATAGCACCACTACTCACCTG GTTCAACCAGATGTGGACTGCCTAGAACCCTGCTCTGGAGGGGACCAACAGTGGGGTCGACTCCTGCTGTCACTAGAGTATGATTTTGGAAGCCAGGAG ATTAGAGTGGGCCTGAGGCAGGCTGGAAACCTGAAGGCTGAGGGCACAGCAGACCCCTACGCCTGGGTCAGTGTGTCCACCCAGTCTGGGAGAAGACATGAGACAAAGGTGCACCGAGGGACGCTCTCTCCCATGTTTGAAGAGACATGCTGCTTTCTG GTCCCACCAGCAGAGCTGCCCAAAGCCACTCTGAAGGTGCAGCTGTGGGACTTCAAGCGGTTTTCAGAACACGAGCCACTGGGTGAGCTCCAACTACCCCTGGGCACCGTGGACCTTCAACATGTCCTGGAGAGCTGGTACCAGCTAGGCCCTCCAGGGACCACTGAG CCTGAGCAGATGGGGGAGCTGTGCTTCTCACTACGCTACGTGCCCAGCTCAGGCAGCCTGACTGTGGTTGTACTGGAGGCTCGGGGTCTGAATCCGGGGCTTGCAG AGGCCTACGTGAAGATCCAGCTTATGTTAAAccagagaaaatggaagaagagcAAAACATCCTCCAAGAAAGGCACGACTACCCCCTACTTCAACGAGGCCTTCGTCTTCCTGGTTCCCGTTAGCCAGCTCCAG AGTGTGGACCTGGTGCTGGCTGTCTGGGCCCGTGGTCTGCAGCTCCGGACTGAGCCTGTGGGCAAAGTGCTGCTGGGTTCCCGGGCTTCTGGCCAACCCCTACAGCACTGGGCAGACATGCTGGCCCATGCTCGGCGGCCCATCGCCCAGTGGCACCACCTGCGGTCCCCCAGGGAAGTGGATCGTGTTCTGGCCCTGCAGCCTCGCCTTCCCCTGCTTAGGCCTCGCTCCTGA
- the Tnni2 gene encoding troponin I, fast skeletal muscle has translation MGDEEKRNRAITARRQHLKSVMLQIAATELEKEESRRESEKENYLSEHCPPLHIPGSMSEVQELCKQLHAKIDVAEEEKYDMEVKVQKSSKELEDMNQKLFDLRGKFKRPPLRRVRMSADAMLKALLGSKHKVCMDLRANLKQVKKEDTEKERDLRDVGDWRKNIEEKSGMEGRKKMFESES, from the exons ATGGGAGA TGAGGAG AAGCGCAACAGGGCCATCACGGCCCGGAGACAGCACCTGAAG AGTGTGATGCTCCAGATAGCGGCCACAgagctggagaaagaggaaagccgCCGAGAATCTGAGAAGGAGAACTACCTGTCAGAACACTGCCCGCCACTGCACATCCCAGGCTCCATGTCTGAAGTGCAG GAACTCTGCAAACAACTGCATGCGAAGATCGACGTGGCTGAAGAGGAGAAATATGACATGGAGGTGAAGGTGCAGAAGAGCAGCaaggag CTGGAAGACATGAACCAGAAGCTATTTGACCTGAGGGGCAAGTTCAAGAGGCCCCCACTTCGGAGGGTGCGTATGTCTGCCGACGCCATGCTGAAGGCGCTGCTGGGCTCTAAGCACAAGGTGTGCATGGACCTGAGGGCCAACCTGAAGCAGGTCAAGAAGGAAGACACTGAGAAG GAACGGGACCTGCGTGACGTGGGTGACTGGAGGAAGAATATTGAGGAGAAGTCTGGCATGGAGGGCCGGAAGAAAATGTTCGAGTCTGAGTCCTAA